The Pseudomonas sp. FP2309 genome has a window encoding:
- a CDS encoding PvdJ/PvdD/PvdP-like protein has protein sequence MTISRRGFIAGLALTGAAVPAAFYAHRELTREEFPITPGEATVELADTTGQHLANTLRGVWSLRLEGRDAGLKGLPLQGLELMLDIAPRGRGLRGYLDTAANLRTEGEPRYRVLGDLLTGEGALLYWRLIDRDSVDGVPAYEFKMTLDEVWADFGNAGSGTLSGQIVDMDRPLAMTERDNRFIAHKQLFPEARQRIGLNPTLLAWLIAPEHRLFHQLWHATRDQWHKLSEEKRDALRGIGWQPGPRGQERDARGKRKDRNGSGIDFFFMHRHMLGAARAMQDLPSWPAFPAPQPALERDRLGFVRYFDNHDGFALPPTWSAPDDSEYTQWVSDIKAAETYHSNFQVWESQYRDPRYLAQFTLGQLGSQMELGLHDWLHMRWASVPRDPSNGAPVPMARDPADFAARWYAAENDFLGDPFSSHVNPVFWHFHGWIDDRIEDWFRAHERFHPGEVTRREINGVAWFAPGRWVEIGDPWLGPDTHGCSTTPGLQMGKSMEMDPETMKLALRITFGADDDALQGLFRRVPKRPWYARHLKVKKA, from the coding sequence ATGACCATCTCTCGACGTGGGTTCATCGCAGGCCTGGCGCTGACCGGCGCTGCGGTGCCGGCTGCTTTCTATGCCCATCGCGAGTTGACGCGTGAAGAGTTTCCGATCACCCCCGGCGAAGCCACGGTGGAGCTGGCCGACACCACCGGCCAACACCTGGCCAACACCCTGCGCGGTGTCTGGAGCCTGCGCCTGGAAGGTCGCGACGCCGGCCTCAAGGGCCTGCCGCTGCAAGGCCTGGAGCTGATGCTCGATATTGCCCCCCGAGGCCGTGGCCTGCGGGGCTACCTGGACACCGCCGCCAACCTGCGTACCGAGGGTGAGCCGCGCTACCGCGTGCTCGGTGACCTGCTGACGGGCGAGGGGGCTTTGCTGTATTGGCGGCTGATCGATCGCGATTCGGTCGATGGCGTGCCTGCCTATGAGTTCAAGATGACCCTTGATGAGGTCTGGGCCGACTTTGGCAACGCTGGCAGCGGCACCCTCAGCGGACAGATCGTCGACATGGATCGGCCCCTGGCGATGACTGAGCGCGATAACCGTTTTATCGCCCACAAACAGCTGTTTCCCGAAGCACGCCAGCGCATTGGCCTCAACCCGACCCTGCTGGCCTGGCTGATCGCCCCGGAGCACCGCTTGTTTCACCAGCTGTGGCACGCCACCCGTGACCAGTGGCACAAGTTGTCCGAGGAAAAACGCGACGCTCTGCGTGGTATCGGCTGGCAACCCGGCCCGCGCGGGCAGGAGCGTGACGCGCGCGGTAAGCGCAAGGACCGTAACGGCTCGGGTATCGACTTCTTTTTTATGCACCGCCACATGCTCGGCGCCGCCCGTGCGATGCAGGACTTGCCGTCATGGCCGGCGTTCCCCGCGCCGCAACCGGCACTGGAGCGCGACCGCCTGGGTTTTGTGCGCTACTTCGACAACCACGACGGCTTTGCCTTGCCCCCCACCTGGTCTGCCCCGGACGACAGCGAGTACACCCAGTGGGTCAGCGATATCAAGGCGGCCGAGACCTACCACAGCAATTTCCAGGTGTGGGAATCCCAATACCGCGACCCGCGCTACCTGGCCCAGTTCACCTTGGGCCAGTTGGGGTCGCAGATGGAACTGGGTCTGCACGACTGGCTGCACATGCGCTGGGCCTCGGTGCCGCGCGACCCTTCCAACGGCGCGCCGGTGCCCATGGCGCGTGATCCGGCCGACTTCGCCGCGCGTTGGTATGCCGCCGAGAACGACTTCCTTGGCGACCCGTTTTCGTCCCACGTCAACCCGGTGTTCTGGCACTTCCACGGCTGGATCGACGACCGCATCGAAGACTGGTTCCGCGCCCACGAACGCTTCCACCCCGGCGAAGTGACGCGGCGGGAAATCAACGGTGTGGCCTGGTTCGCGCCGGGGCGCTGGGTGGAAATCGGCGACCCGTGGCTGGGTCCGGACACCCACGGCTGCAGCACCACGCCGGGGCTGCAGATGGGTAAATCCATGGAAATGGACCCGGAGACCATGAAACTCGCCTTGCGCATCACCTTTGGCGCCGATGACGACGCGCTGCAAGGCTTGTTCAGGCGCGTGCCGAAGCGGCCCTGGTATGCGCGGCATTTGAAGGTGAAGAAGGCCTGA
- a CDS encoding amino acid adenylation domain-containing protein, with amino-acid sequence MTATDDIQDDELLALLLGDETTAPRISPRDSTRPAPLSYAQQRLWIEQQYDAGSSAYNLPRAFRLKGQLHAEALESALAQVIERHQILRSRFVEINGQPFQEVDPQACFRLDRQDLRAYPAAEREALLDQRIQAQNTQPFDLTRGPLLRAQLLQLDEQEHALLITMHHIVSDAWSNAILVQDLCEAYRISTGTREHHPLPALAVQYADYAQWQRDTQASGKGLEHGIAYWRSYLGNDFAVLELPTDRPRLKTTGQPAAHCHIQLPAVLKQQVDALCAREGITPFVVFLAAWQILLSRYSGQQDFCVGVPNATRHLEETQALVGCFVSTQVYRARLDARMSAVELLRRLRKESQAALQHADVPFELLLDNLSFERSAEHAPIFQTLFNWRVEDNTATLFQLGDLELAFIDSDLPQAKFDLSIDAGSGPAGYYASLEYNAELFDASTVQRMAGHWQNLIKAISAQPEQALGDLALLDPVERRLILEDWNPPALAINSLPVHQRISAQAALTPDAIALLLGDARLSYAELEQQANRLAHRLIAMGVGPDVRVGVAFERSMEMVIGLLAILKAGGAYVPLDPEYPQDRLRHMMQDSGIALVLTQAAIGSGLSIPEGIAVMNLNLNAADLASYAGDAPLTQVSPLNLAYVIYTSGSTGMPKGVDISHEALTGHTDVAIGYFQLSAQDRVLLFSSLNFDGFIEQLFPALCVGAGVIIRGNEVWDSESFYREVIDNGMTVADLSTAYWFLIAQEFARKGPRDYGRLRQVSATGEAMPPEGVKLWSQAGLGHVRLLNTYGPTETTVTASFLDCAEYVCGARPLPALMPIGTPLGGRTLYVLDGNLEPVPAGVVGELYIGGPLLARAYHNRAALTAERFVLDALGPQPGGRLYRTGDLVHYRADGVIEYIGRADHQVKIRGFRIELGEIEARLLHCAEVREALVVTLDGANGKQLAAYLVPADPTLADADLDTQKARLADVRAQLKASLPDYMQPTFWVLLAQLPLTPNGKLDRNALPAPDPSMAHSDYVPPQTALQTRLALIWQEVLKVEQVGLHDNFFELGGHSLLATQVVVRVREQLGVELPIRELFGAEHLLELAEKVEALQAAANPLQDELARTLALLKSLSSDDIEDLISQ; translated from the coding sequence ATGACTGCCACTGACGATATTCAAGACGACGAACTGCTGGCCCTTCTGCTGGGCGACGAGACCACCGCGCCGCGCATCAGCCCACGCGACTCGACACGCCCGGCGCCGTTGTCCTATGCGCAGCAACGCCTATGGATCGAGCAGCAATACGACGCCGGCAGCAGCGCCTATAACCTGCCTCGCGCGTTTCGGCTCAAGGGGCAACTGCACGCCGAGGCCCTGGAAAGCGCCCTCGCGCAGGTGATCGAGCGCCACCAGATCCTGCGCAGCCGCTTTGTCGAGATCAATGGTCAGCCGTTCCAGGAAGTCGATCCGCAGGCCTGCTTCCGCCTGGATCGCCAGGACCTGCGCGCCTACCCGGCCGCCGAGCGCGAGGCCCTGCTCGATCAACGGATCCAGGCGCAGAACACGCAGCCCTTCGACCTGACCCGAGGGCCTCTGCTGCGCGCGCAGCTGCTGCAGTTGGACGAACAGGAACACGCGCTGCTGATCACCATGCACCACATCGTTTCCGATGCGTGGTCCAACGCGATCCTGGTCCAGGACCTGTGCGAGGCGTACCGCATCAGCACCGGCACCCGCGAGCACCACCCGTTGCCCGCGCTGGCGGTGCAATACGCCGATTATGCGCAGTGGCAGCGCGACACTCAGGCCAGCGGAAAAGGCCTGGAACACGGTATCGCCTACTGGCGCAGCTATTTGGGCAATGACTTTGCGGTGCTCGAACTGCCCACCGACCGGCCACGCCTGAAGACCACCGGCCAACCCGCCGCCCACTGTCATATCCAACTGCCGGCTGTGCTGAAACAGCAGGTCGACGCGCTGTGCGCACGCGAAGGCATCACGCCGTTCGTGGTGTTCCTGGCGGCCTGGCAGATCCTGCTCAGCCGCTACAGCGGCCAGCAGGATTTCTGTGTCGGCGTGCCCAACGCGACGCGCCACCTGGAAGAGACCCAGGCGCTGGTGGGGTGTTTTGTCAGCACCCAGGTTTACCGCGCGCGCCTCGACGCACGCATGAGTGCGGTCGAGTTGCTGCGCCGCCTGCGCAAGGAGTCACAGGCGGCCTTGCAGCATGCCGATGTGCCCTTCGAACTGCTGCTGGATAACCTGTCGTTTGAGCGCAGTGCCGAACATGCGCCTATTTTCCAGACGCTGTTCAACTGGAGGGTCGAGGACAACACCGCGACATTATTCCAGTTGGGCGACCTTGAACTGGCGTTTATCGACAGCGACTTGCCCCAAGCCAAGTTCGACCTGTCGATCGATGCCGGCAGCGGCCCGGCGGGCTACTACGCCAGCCTTGAATACAACGCCGAGCTGTTCGACGCCAGCACCGTGCAACGCATGGCCGGGCATTGGCAGAACCTGATTAAAGCCATCAGCGCGCAGCCGGAACAGGCGCTGGGCGACCTGGCGTTGCTCGACCCGGTGGAGCGTCGGCTGATCCTGGAGGACTGGAACCCACCGGCACTGGCGATCAACAGTCTCCCTGTGCATCAGCGCATCAGCGCACAGGCGGCCTTGACGCCGGACGCGATCGCGCTGCTGCTGGGCGATGCGCGCCTGAGCTACGCCGAGCTTGAGCAACAGGCCAATCGTCTGGCTCACCGCTTGATCGCCATGGGGGTTGGGCCGGATGTGCGCGTCGGCGTGGCTTTTGAGCGCTCGATGGAAATGGTCATCGGCTTACTGGCGATCCTCAAGGCCGGTGGCGCCTATGTGCCGCTGGACCCGGAGTATCCGCAAGACCGTCTGCGCCACATGATGCAGGACAGCGGGATTGCCCTGGTGCTCACCCAGGCGGCGATCGGCTCGGGCCTGAGCATTCCGGAGGGCATCGCGGTGATGAACCTCAACCTGAATGCCGCCGACCTTGCCAGCTACGCCGGCGACGCCCCGCTCACCCAGGTCAGCCCACTGAACCTGGCTTACGTCATCTACACCTCCGGCTCCACCGGCATGCCCAAGGGCGTGGACATCAGCCATGAGGCGCTCACCGGCCATACCGATGTCGCCATCGGCTACTTCCAATTGAGCGCACAGGATCGCGTGCTGCTGTTTTCGTCGCTGAACTTCGATGGGTTTATCGAGCAGCTGTTTCCCGCGTTGTGTGTCGGTGCGGGCGTGATCATTCGCGGCAATGAGGTCTGGGACAGCGAGAGCTTTTACCGCGAAGTCATCGACAATGGCATGACCGTGGCGGACCTGAGCACCGCGTACTGGTTCCTGATTGCCCAGGAATTCGCGCGCAAGGGCCCCCGCGATTACGGCCGGTTACGCCAGGTCAGCGCCACCGGCGAGGCGATGCCACCGGAAGGCGTCAAGTTGTGGTCCCAGGCCGGGCTCGGGCATGTGCGCCTGCTCAATACCTATGGCCCGACCGAAACCACCGTGACCGCCAGTTTCCTCGACTGCGCCGAGTACGTGTGCGGGGCGCGGCCACTGCCGGCACTGATGCCGATCGGCACGCCCTTGGGTGGCCGCACCCTGTACGTGCTGGATGGCAACCTGGAGCCGGTGCCGGCGGGGGTGGTCGGCGAACTGTACATTGGCGGCCCGTTGCTCGCTCGCGCCTATCACAACCGTGCGGCGCTGACCGCCGAGCGCTTCGTGTTGGATGCCCTGGGCCCGCAACCGGGCGGGCGCCTGTACCGCACGGGCGATCTGGTGCACTACCGTGCCGACGGGGTAATCGAGTACATCGGGCGCGCCGACCATCAGGTCAAGATCCGCGGTTTCCGTATCGAGCTCGGTGAGATCGAGGCACGCCTGCTGCATTGCGCCGAGGTCCGTGAGGCGCTGGTGGTGACCCTGGACGGCGCTAACGGCAAGCAACTGGCGGCGTATCTGGTGCCTGCCGACCCGACTCTGGCCGACGCCGACCTGGACACCCAGAAAGCCCGCCTGGCGGACGTACGGGCCCAGCTCAAAGCCAGCCTGCCGGACTACATGCAGCCGACGTTCTGGGTACTGCTGGCTCAGTTGCCGCTGACCCCCAACGGCAAGCTCGACCGTAACGCCCTGCCCGCGCCAGACCCTTCAATGGCCCACAGCGACTACGTACCACCGCAAACCGCACTGCAAACCCGTCTCGCGCTGATCTGGCAGGAGGTGTTGAAAGTCGAGCAGGTTGGCCTGCACGACAATTTCTTCGAGCTGGGTGGCCACTCCCTGCTGGCCACGCAAGTGGTGGTGCGGGTCCGTGAGCAGTTGGGTGTGGAGCTGCCGATCCGCGAGCTGTTTGGTGCCGAGCATCTGCTTGAGCTGGCCGAAAAAGTCGAGGCGCTGCAAGCCGCTGCCAACCCCCTGCAGGACGAACTGGCCAGGACCCTGGCGCTGCTCAAGAGCCTGTCCAGTGACGACATTGAAGATCTGATTTCCCAATAA
- a CDS encoding formylglycine-generating enzyme family protein codes for MNTVTHLKLLTALLLTLLCGALLPGLAHAAAPEPGKVFKDCKDCPEMVVLPAGTFTMGTPEDEVGREPDEGPMHPVTFAKPFAMSRFHITAGEWDSYLRQSGVKIADGDERPGRECIASKPRYPQAPRQPAVCMSIEDAEKYVAWLSKKTGQKYHLVSEAQREYAARAGSTGPFPFPFDEGSQYSIAKHANTYGPTDGYSYSSPAGSYPPNAFGMYDMHGNVYEFVADCEHKNYVGAPADGSAWIADGDCKARQIRGNDWGEAPVFSRSGNRNTIWVETRGDWIGFRVVRDL; via the coding sequence ATGAACACTGTCACTCACCTGAAACTCCTGACAGCCCTGCTTCTGACCCTCCTGTGCGGCGCGCTGTTGCCCGGCCTGGCCCACGCGGCGGCGCCCGAACCCGGCAAGGTGTTCAAGGACTGCAAGGACTGTCCGGAAATGGTCGTGCTGCCCGCCGGCACCTTCACCATGGGCACGCCGGAGGATGAAGTCGGCCGCGAGCCCGACGAGGGCCCGATGCACCCGGTGACCTTCGCCAAACCGTTCGCCATGAGCCGCTTTCACATAACGGCCGGCGAGTGGGACAGCTACCTGCGCCAGAGCGGCGTGAAGATCGCCGATGGCGATGAGCGCCCCGGCCGCGAGTGTATCGCCAGCAAGCCGCGCTACCCTCAAGCCCCCCGCCAGCCGGCGGTGTGCATGAGCATCGAGGATGCCGAAAAGTACGTCGCCTGGCTGTCGAAAAAGACCGGCCAGAAGTACCACCTGGTCAGTGAGGCCCAGCGCGAATACGCGGCCCGCGCCGGTTCGACCGGCCCGTTCCCCTTCCCGTTCGATGAGGGCAGCCAGTACAGCATCGCCAAACATGCCAACACCTACGGCCCGACCGATGGCTACAGCTACAGCTCACCCGCCGGCAGCTACCCGCCCAACGCCTTCGGCATGTACGACATGCACGGCAACGTCTATGAGTTCGTCGCCGACTGCGAGCACAAGAACTATGTCGGCGCACCCGCCGATGGCAGCGCCTGGATTGCCGACGGCGACTGCAAAGCCCGGCAGATTCGCGGCAACGACTGGGGCGAGGCGCCGGTGTTCTCGCGTTCAGGCAACCGCAACACCATCTGGGTAGAAACCCGCGGCGACTGGATCGGCTTTCGCGTCGTACGCGACCTCTGA
- a CDS encoding aminotransferase class V-fold PLP-dependent enzyme, whose product MTDRRTFLKQAGVFAASLPLGAAAFAQAPTAPSQAPWTRFKSLFNQDPDYLHFSNFLVTSHPKPVREAIERYRLQIDRNPGLAMDWDLEETWKREGQVREWAGRYLKAQPAQIALTGSTSEGLAMIYGGIQVRPDQEILTTTHEHYATQYSLDFRVRKEGTQVRKITLFEDANRVSVDEVLGNIQRSIRPNTRVLGMTWVQSGSGVKLPIGEIGRLVDEHNRQRDDKDRILYVVDGVHGFGVENLDFPDMHCDYFIAGTHKWMFGPRGTGIVCARSAQNNDVTPLVPTFSEDTNFATTMTPGGYHAFEHRWAADEAFKLHLQLGKAQVQARIHQLNSELKQQLLDHPKVEMVTPASPDLSAGFTFFRIKGQDCDRFAAAMMKNRVVIDAVDRDAGPVIRTAPGLLNNSGEIQRFMTLLSKQV is encoded by the coding sequence ATGACCGACCGCCGTACATTTCTCAAGCAGGCCGGGGTATTTGCCGCGAGCCTGCCCCTGGGCGCTGCCGCCTTTGCCCAGGCGCCGACTGCGCCATCGCAGGCGCCATGGACACGCTTCAAATCGCTGTTCAACCAAGACCCCGACTACCTGCATTTTTCCAACTTCCTGGTCACCTCCCACCCCAAACCGGTGCGTGAAGCCATCGAGCGCTATCGGCTGCAAATCGACCGCAACCCTGGGCTGGCGATGGACTGGGACCTGGAGGAAACCTGGAAACGCGAAGGCCAGGTGCGCGAATGGGCCGGGCGCTACCTCAAGGCCCAACCCGCGCAGATCGCCCTCACCGGCAGCACCTCCGAAGGCCTGGCGATGATCTACGGCGGGATCCAGGTGCGCCCGGACCAGGAAATTCTGACCACCACCCACGAGCACTACGCCACCCAATACAGCCTGGATTTTCGCGTGCGCAAAGAAGGCACCCAAGTGCGCAAGATAACGCTGTTCGAGGATGCCAACCGGGTCTCCGTCGACGAAGTGCTCGGCAACATCCAACGCAGTATCCGCCCCAACACCCGCGTACTGGGCATGACCTGGGTGCAGTCCGGCAGCGGCGTCAAGCTGCCGATAGGCGAGATCGGCAGGTTGGTGGATGAGCACAACCGTCAGCGTGACGACAAGGACCGCATCCTCTATGTGGTCGATGGCGTGCACGGCTTCGGCGTGGAAAACCTCGACTTCCCGGACATGCACTGCGACTACTTTATTGCCGGCACCCACAAGTGGATGTTCGGCCCGCGCGGCACCGGCATCGTCTGCGCGCGCTCGGCGCAGAACAATGACGTGACGCCCCTGGTGCCGACCTTCTCCGAAGACACCAACTTCGCCACCACCATGACGCCGGGCGGCTACCACGCCTTCGAGCATCGCTGGGCGGCGGATGAAGCCTTCAAACTGCACCTGCAGTTGGGCAAGGCGCAGGTGCAGGCGCGCATTCATCAGCTCAACAGCGAGCTGAAACAGCAGCTGCTGGACCACCCCAAGGTTGAGATGGTGACCCCCGCGAGCCCTGACCTGTCGGCCGGTTTTACCTTCTTCCGGATCAAGGGCCAGGACTGCGACCGGTTCGCCGCAGCCATGATGAAAAACCGCGTGGTGATCGACGCGGTCGACCGCGACGCCGGCCCGGTGATCCGTACCGCCCCCGGCCTGCTCAACAACAGCGGCGAAATCCAACGCTTTATGACCTTGCTCAGCAAACAGGTCTGA
- the pvdM gene encoding pyoverdine-tailoring dipeptidase-like protein PvdM, whose protein sequence is MTKPRSKKALYIGLPLALAIAAGAGFLAWDYLFKGNAGYPLAVIKQANELQDRLLSFDSHITVPLDFGTAGKEADKDGSDQFDLAKAARGRLSGAALTIFGWPEIWSGPNAPHRPTEGFVEEARHEQEVRYRIISGMVRDFPNQVGIAYTPDDFRRLHGEGKFAIFISMLNAYPLGDDLNQLDLWAARGMRMFGFSYIGNNTWSDSSRPLPFFNDSPDALDGLSAIGKQAVHRLNDLGVIIDVSQMSTKALEQVAQLSRTPMVASHSAPRAAVDIPRNLSDKELQLIKNSGGVVQVVAFPAYLRPLSQPTQNKLNALRARFDLPPLPNLAMALMPGDAIIAAWPEQKFGQYAGELYGILDKEPKATLKDLGDAIDYTVRKIGIDHVGIASDFNDGGGIDGWNNVGEIRNVTAELIQRGYSEADIAKLWGGNFLRVWEQVQQSAKPLANR, encoded by the coding sequence ATGACAAAACCACGTTCGAAAAAGGCGCTGTACATCGGCCTGCCGCTGGCACTGGCCATCGCTGCCGGGGCTGGTTTCCTGGCCTGGGATTATCTGTTCAAAGGCAATGCCGGCTACCCGCTGGCGGTGATCAAACAGGCCAACGAACTGCAGGACCGCTTACTGTCGTTCGACAGCCATATCACCGTGCCCCTGGACTTCGGCACCGCCGGCAAGGAAGCCGACAAGGACGGCAGCGATCAATTCGACCTGGCCAAAGCGGCGCGCGGCCGATTGTCGGGTGCCGCGCTGACGATTTTCGGCTGGCCCGAAATCTGGAGCGGGCCCAACGCGCCGCACAGACCCACCGAAGGCTTTGTCGAGGAAGCGCGCCACGAGCAGGAAGTGCGCTACAGGATCATCTCCGGCATGGTGCGCGATTTCCCCAATCAAGTGGGCATCGCCTATACACCGGATGACTTTCGGCGCCTGCACGGCGAAGGCAAGTTTGCGATTTTTATCAGCATGCTCAATGCCTACCCACTGGGCGACGACCTGAACCAGTTGGACCTGTGGGCCGCGCGCGGCATGCGCATGTTCGGCTTCAGCTACATCGGCAATAACACCTGGTCCGACTCGTCGCGCCCGCTGCCGTTTTTCAATGACTCCCCGGATGCCCTCGACGGGCTGTCAGCGATCGGCAAGCAAGCCGTGCACCGCCTCAATGACCTGGGGGTGATCATCGATGTCTCACAGATGTCGACGAAGGCATTGGAGCAGGTTGCACAATTGAGCCGCACACCAATGGTCGCCTCGCATTCGGCGCCGCGCGCAGCGGTGGATATCCCGCGCAACCTCAGCGACAAGGAACTGCAACTGATCAAGAACAGTGGCGGCGTGGTGCAGGTGGTGGCCTTCCCGGCGTATCTACGGCCCTTGAGCCAGCCGACCCAGAACAAGCTCAACGCCCTGCGCGCGCGCTTCGACCTGCCCCCCTTGCCGAACCTGGCGATGGCGTTGATGCCGGGCGACGCGATCATCGCGGCCTGGCCCGAGCAGAAGTTCGGCCAGTATGCCGGCGAGCTGTACGGCATCCTTGATAAAGAACCCAAGGCCACCCTCAAGGATCTGGGCGACGCCATCGACTACACCGTGCGCAAGATCGGCATCGACCACGTCGGCATCGCCTCGGACTTCAATGACGGCGGCGGCATCGACGGCTGGAACAACGTCGGTGAAATACGCAACGTCACCGCCGAACTGATCCAGCGCGGCTATTCCGAGGCCGACATCGCCAAACTGTGGGGAGGCAACTTCCTGCGGGTATGGGAGCAGGTCCAACAATCCGCCAAGCCCTTGGCCAACCGCTAA
- a CDS encoding cyclic peptide export ABC transporter, translating to MTAKPRSAFREVLSLLKPYWVTLSISIALGILGGLCVTALLATINTTLHTEGGLNSSMVLAFAGFCVLGLVSSIVSDIGTNYVGQHVIARLRKDLGAKVLCAPVEQIERYRAHRLIPVLTHDVNTISDFAFDFAPLAISFTVTLGCLGYLAMLSWEMFLLTTLAIIIGSAVQYLARQMGIKGFFAAREAEDELQKHYSALNAGAKELRIHRPRRFRMFSHRIEGTANKIRDTHIRSINIFVVAKTLGSMLFFVVIGLALALQSFWPSVDQKVMSGFVLVLLYMKGPLEHLIGTLPIVSRAQIAFRRIAELSEQFSSPEPHLLIVDLPHVKQSVHSLELRDVSYAFPAVEGFEPFKLGPLNLTIEQGEILFIVGENGCGKTTMIKLLLGLYTPQHGQIMLNGKAVDAHSRDDYRQLFTTIFSDYYLFDELVQGEHGKQLPADVDQYLERLEIAHKVSVRDGAFTTTDLSTGQRKRLALLNAWLEERPVLVFDEWAADQDPTFRRIFYTELLPDLKRLGKTIIVISHDDRYFDVADQLVRLERGKVIQANSLA from the coding sequence ATGACTGCCAAACCACGCAGCGCCTTTCGAGAAGTGCTCAGTTTGCTCAAGCCTTATTGGGTGACGCTGAGCATCTCCATTGCCCTCGGCATTCTGGGCGGTTTGTGCGTGACCGCGCTGCTGGCCACGATCAACACCACCCTGCACACCGAGGGTGGACTCAACTCCAGCATGGTGCTGGCATTCGCCGGTTTCTGCGTACTGGGCCTGGTCAGCTCGATCGTGTCCGATATCGGTACCAACTATGTCGGCCAACACGTGATCGCCCGCCTGCGCAAGGACCTGGGCGCCAAGGTGCTGTGCGCGCCGGTTGAACAGATCGAACGCTATCGGGCCCACCGTTTGATTCCGGTATTGACCCACGACGTCAACACCATCAGCGACTTCGCCTTCGACTTCGCGCCGCTGGCGATCTCGTTCACCGTGACCCTCGGCTGCCTGGGTTACCTGGCGATGCTGTCATGGGAAATGTTCCTGCTGACCACCCTCGCGATCATCATCGGCAGCGCCGTGCAGTACCTGGCGCGGCAAATGGGGATCAAGGGGTTCTTCGCGGCCCGCGAAGCCGAAGACGAACTGCAGAAGCACTACAGCGCACTGAACGCCGGCGCCAAAGAGCTGCGCATTCATCGTCCGCGACGCTTTCGCATGTTCAGCCACCGCATCGAAGGCACAGCGAACAAGATCCGAGACACCCATATCCGCTCGATCAATATTTTCGTGGTCGCCAAGACCTTGGGCTCGATGCTGTTCTTCGTGGTGATCGGCCTGGCGCTGGCCCTGCAATCGTTCTGGCCAAGCGTCGATCAGAAAGTCATGAGTGGCTTCGTGCTGGTGCTGCTGTACATGAAAGGGCCGCTGGAACACCTGATCGGCACCTTGCCGATCGTCAGTCGCGCGCAGATCGCTTTCCGACGCATTGCCGAGCTGTCGGAGCAGTTTTCCTCACCGGAACCGCATCTGCTGATCGTTGACCTGCCCCATGTGAAACAAAGCGTGCACAGCCTTGAGCTGCGCGATGTCAGCTACGCCTTCCCGGCTGTCGAGGGTTTCGAACCGTTCAAGCTCGGCCCGCTGAACTTGACGATCGAGCAAGGCGAAATCCTGTTTATCGTCGGGGAAAACGGCTGCGGCAAGACCACCATGATCAAACTGCTGCTGGGCCTCTACACGCCCCAGCATGGGCAGATCATGCTCAACGGCAAGGCCGTCGATGCCCACAGCCGTGACGATTATCGCCAACTGTTCACCACCATCTTTTCCGACTACTACCTGTTCGACGAACTGGTGCAGGGCGAGCACGGCAAACAGCTGCCGGCCGATGTCGACCAGTACCTGGAGCGCCTGGAAATCGCGCACAAGGTCAGCGTACGCGACGGCGCCTTTACCACCACAGACCTGTCGACCGGCCAGCGCAAGCGCCTGGCATTGCTCAATGCCTGGCTGGAAGAGCGCCCGGTGCTGGTGTTCGACGAATGGGCGGCCGATCAGGACCCGACCTTCCGCCGGATTTTCTACACCGAGCTGCTGCCCGACCTCAAGCGCCTGGGCAAGACCATCATCGTCATCAGCCATGACGACCGTTACTTCGATGTCGCCGACCAATTGGTCCGCCTGGAACGCGGCAAAGTGATCCAGGCCAACAGCCTGGCCTGA